A portion of the Macrobrachium nipponense isolate FS-2020 chromosome 12, ASM1510439v2, whole genome shotgun sequence genome contains these proteins:
- the LOC135224309 gene encoding glucoside xylosyltransferase 2-like isoform X3, translating into MGSLIPVCLKRSVALMVASVTFVTASYILRNEMIKLMDVTKLHTHAGNHMTDENKVKHHLRENWDHQMRQIKVLLKSAALLTSTVIQFSIVTNSQETYKEITAIADSWPSEYRRRLVFGVRREVYYPPALSRIQDMFCWCCTERLFLPDVLPDVDSVIFVDTDTIFMQPPEDLFQNFGFFDDRQVAGVTPCLYMYDEPWRKRIPSFGFSGLNAGVLLLNLTRLRSFPGGWVPTIKRTIAKYKDAIELADQDILNIIFSGRKAPLAYEVGCEWNYRQKVCSLDRNRCPNAAAKGVALLHGCDTTFVKNNEPKIRAVFEAWEKYDLRSSPGELLSLMEEGLRKVNRSAGGCATLSNIDDILMKGLRRHLVVA; encoded by the exons ATGGGAAGTTTGATTCCA GTCTGTCTTAAACGATCCGTGGCTTTGATGGTGGCATCGGTAACATTTGTGACTGCGAGTTACATCCTGAGGAATGAAATGATTAAGCTGATGGATGTAACAAAGCTCCATACACATGCAGGGAATCACATGACGG ACGAAAACAAAGTTAAACATCACTTGAGAGAAAACTGGGACCATCAGATGCGACAGATAAAAGTCTTACTGAAGTCGGCTGCTCTTCTCACTTCCACTGTTATTCA GTTCAGCATTGTCACGAACTCGCAAGAGACCTACAAAGAAATCACGGCCATAGCGGACTCCTGGCCTTCGGAATATCGCCGACGGCTGGTCTTCGGCGTCCGCAGAGAAGTGTACTATCCGCCTGCCCTGTCCAGGATACAAGACATGTTTTGCTGGTGCTGCACCGAAAGACTCTTCCTGCCCGACGTTCTCCCGGACGTCGATTCTGTCATCTTCGTCGACACGGACACGATCTTCATGCAGCCTCCGGAGGATCTGTTTCAGAACTTCGGATTCTTCGACGACCGCCAGGTCGCCGGAGTCACGCCCTGTCTCTACATGTACGATGAGCCATGGAGGAAG AGAATTCCGAGCTTCGGCTTCTCGGGCCTCAATGCAGGGGTCCTCCTGCTCAACTTGACCCGTCTGAGAAGCTTTCCAGGAGGATGGGTTCCGACGATCAAAAGGACCATCGCCAAGTACAAAGACGCCATAGAGCTTGCAGATCAGGACATCCTCAACATCATTTTTAGCGGG AGGAAGGCACCGTTAGCATATGAAGTCGGCTGTGAATGGAACTACCGCCAGAAGGTGTGTTCGCTGGACAGGAACAGATGCCCCAATGCCGCTGCTAAGGGGGTTGCCCTCCTCCACGGCTGCGACACTACGTTCGTCAAAAATAACGAACCCAAGATCAGA GCGGTTTTCGAAGCATGGGAAAAGTACGACCTTCGATCTTCGCCAGGGGAGCTGCTGTCTCTCATGGAGGAGGGACTGCGGAAGGTAAACAGATCTGCAGGAGGATGTGCAACCCTCTCCAACATAGACGACATTCTGATGAAAGGACTCAGGAGACACCTGGTGGTGGCTTGA
- the LOC135224309 gene encoding glucoside xylosyltransferase 2-like isoform X1, translating to MGSLIPVCLKRSVALMVASVTFVTASYILRNEMIKLMDVTKLHTHAGNHMTDSEADFNKNVAHYVIIACKDENKVKHHLRENWDHQMRQIKVLLKSAALLTSTVIQFSIVTNSQETYKEITAIADSWPSEYRRRLVFGVRREVYYPPALSRIQDMFCWCCTERLFLPDVLPDVDSVIFVDTDTIFMQPPEDLFQNFGFFDDRQVAGVTPCLYMYDEPWRKRIPSFGFSGLNAGVLLLNLTRLRSFPGGWVPTIKRTIAKYKDAIELADQDILNIIFSGRKAPLAYEVGCEWNYRQKVCSLDRNRCPNAAAKGVALLHGCDTTFVKNNEPKIRAVFEAWEKYDLRSSPGELLSLMEEGLRKVNRSAGGCATLSNIDDILMKGLRRHLVVA from the exons ATGGGAAGTTTGATTCCA GTCTGTCTTAAACGATCCGTGGCTTTGATGGTGGCATCGGTAACATTTGTGACTGCGAGTTACATCCTGAGGAATGAAATGATTAAGCTGATGGATGTAACAAAGCTCCATACACATGCAGGGAATCACATGACGG ACTCTGAAGCCGATTTCAACAAGAATGTAGCCCACTACGTCATCATTGCTTGCAAAG ACGAAAACAAAGTTAAACATCACTTGAGAGAAAACTGGGACCATCAGATGCGACAGATAAAAGTCTTACTGAAGTCGGCTGCTCTTCTCACTTCCACTGTTATTCA GTTCAGCATTGTCACGAACTCGCAAGAGACCTACAAAGAAATCACGGCCATAGCGGACTCCTGGCCTTCGGAATATCGCCGACGGCTGGTCTTCGGCGTCCGCAGAGAAGTGTACTATCCGCCTGCCCTGTCCAGGATACAAGACATGTTTTGCTGGTGCTGCACCGAAAGACTCTTCCTGCCCGACGTTCTCCCGGACGTCGATTCTGTCATCTTCGTCGACACGGACACGATCTTCATGCAGCCTCCGGAGGATCTGTTTCAGAACTTCGGATTCTTCGACGACCGCCAGGTCGCCGGAGTCACGCCCTGTCTCTACATGTACGATGAGCCATGGAGGAAG AGAATTCCGAGCTTCGGCTTCTCGGGCCTCAATGCAGGGGTCCTCCTGCTCAACTTGACCCGTCTGAGAAGCTTTCCAGGAGGATGGGTTCCGACGATCAAAAGGACCATCGCCAAGTACAAAGACGCCATAGAGCTTGCAGATCAGGACATCCTCAACATCATTTTTAGCGGG AGGAAGGCACCGTTAGCATATGAAGTCGGCTGTGAATGGAACTACCGCCAGAAGGTGTGTTCGCTGGACAGGAACAGATGCCCCAATGCCGCTGCTAAGGGGGTTGCCCTCCTCCACGGCTGCGACACTACGTTCGTCAAAAATAACGAACCCAAGATCAGA GCGGTTTTCGAAGCATGGGAAAAGTACGACCTTCGATCTTCGCCAGGGGAGCTGCTGTCTCTCATGGAGGAGGGACTGCGGAAGGTAAACAGATCTGCAGGAGGATGTGCAACCCTCTCCAACATAGACGACATTCTGATGAAAGGACTCAGGAGACACCTGGTGGTGGCTTGA